From a region of the Cenarchaeum symbiont of Oopsacas minuta genome:
- a CDS encoding bifunctional GMP synthase/glutamine amidotransferase protein (guaA): MKKLAGDCMDKIVILDFGSQYSHLICRRIRDFAVYAELLPYGTPVDKIKELTPKGLILSGGPASVYEQGSPKPDSEIFEMNVPILGICYGHQLVVDRHGGSIKRANKEYGASKLDMQENRIFDGLGRQITAWMSHGDEAEKIPPEFKVIGSTENSATAAITLEEKSIFGLQFHPEVTHTEQGSKILENFTVNICGAKKEWTIDSFVKKTIRQISSIDGDVLCGVSGGIDSTVTALLIHKAIGNRLKCIFIDNGLLRRGESEQVQKMFVENFGVNFTLIDASKKFLEKLQGKTNPEEKRKIIGEAFIEEFSRFAKDGNFRWLAQGTLYPDVIESGISKGPAAVIKSHHNVGGLPNWLNLDLLEPLRDLYKDEVRKIAKMLDVPEYMRKRHPFPGPGLAVRIIGEVTKEKLAICKTASAIVEDELHLAGLYGDIWQAYALVGDDRAVGVVGDERRYGRIVTIRIVNSIDAMTADWTRVPHDILDKMARRITNEIEEVTWVTYAISSKPPSTIEPL; this comes from the coding sequence TTGAAAAAACTAGCAGGTGATTGCATGGACAAAATAGTCATACTGGATTTTGGTTCCCAGTATAGTCATCTTATATGCCGAAGGATACGTGATTTTGCAGTCTATGCTGAGCTCTTACCATATGGTACACCAGTTGATAAAATCAAAGAGCTGACCCCCAAAGGCTTGATACTCTCTGGAGGTCCAGCTAGCGTATACGAACAAGGATCACCAAAACCCGACTCTGAGATCTTTGAGATGAACGTGCCGATTCTAGGTATATGCTATGGACATCAGCTTGTGGTGGATAGACATGGCGGTAGTATAAAACGCGCAAACAAGGAATATGGTGCATCCAAGCTAGATATGCAGGAAAATAGAATATTTGATGGACTCGGTAGGCAGATAACTGCATGGATGAGCCATGGAGATGAGGCTGAAAAAATTCCACCAGAATTCAAAGTCATAGGTAGCACGGAAAACTCTGCGACTGCTGCAATAACCTTGGAAGAGAAATCCATATTTGGATTACAGTTTCATCCCGAGGTGACTCATACTGAACAAGGTTCAAAGATACTAGAAAATTTTACAGTTAACATATGTGGTGCCAAAAAAGAATGGACAATAGATTCGTTTGTGAAAAAAACCATTAGACAAATCTCTTCTATAGATGGAGACGTTTTATGTGGTGTTAGCGGTGGCATAGATTCTACAGTGACGGCTCTTTTGATACACAAAGCAATTGGTAATAGGTTAAAATGTATTTTTATAGACAACGGGCTGTTACGTCGTGGTGAATCAGAACAGGTTCAAAAGATGTTTGTAGAAAATTTTGGCGTCAATTTTACCCTTATTGATGCTAGTAAAAAATTTCTAGAAAAACTTCAAGGTAAGACCAATCCAGAGGAGAAACGGAAAATAATCGGCGAGGCATTCATCGAAGAGTTTTCGAGATTTGCCAAAGATGGAAATTTCCGATGGCTTGCACAAGGAACTCTGTATCCAGACGTTATAGAAAGTGGAATATCAAAAGGACCGGCAGCAGTTATAAAATCACATCACAACGTGGGCGGACTACCAAACTGGCTGAATCTAGATCTGCTTGAACCATTACGAGATCTATACAAAGATGAAGTTAGAAAGATAGCCAAGATGCTTGATGTTCCAGAGTATATGCGTAAACGTCATCCATTTCCAGGTCCTGGTCTTGCAGTGAGAATAATTGGAGAAGTGACAAAGGAAAAACTTGCAATATGTAAGACTGCAAGTGCCATCGTGGAAGATGAGCTCCATCTAGCTGGTCTATATGGAGACATTTGGCAGGCGTACGCTTTGGTAGGAGATGACCGAGCTGTAGGTGTTGTTGGCGATGAGCGAAGATACGGTAGAATAGTCACAATCCGTATAGTCAATTCTATAGATGCAATGACTGCAGATTGGACGCGCGTACCCCATGATATATTGGACAAGATGGCTAGACGTATAACCAACGAGATAGAGGAGGTTACGTGGGTCACATATGCGATATCGAGTAAACCTCCATCCACCATAGAACCTCTATAA
- a CDS encoding putative Rossmann fold-containing protein: protein MPIRGWYTQYSKLLKDFGYSRSDDTNAARILDGIIKKPISENRIRRLIFGKTVIVIGAGPSLGQTILASRRLPVTKIVADSAVKTVLKTGIIPDIVVTDLDGDLASLQKADDLGSLMLVHAHGDNVKTLPIAKKFVNVMATTQGRPVGHVRNYGGFTDGDRCVFLAESFGAEKIILFGMDLGRRIGIHSSTARKDMQTKMAKLRRAKILLEWLAERSKSRLYTTSSRIRGFENIRYDRLDFA from the coding sequence ATGCCAATAAGAGGCTGGTACACGCAGTATTCGAAACTGTTGAAAGATTTTGGATATTCAAGATCAGACGATACGAATGCGGCACGAATTCTAGATGGAATAATAAAAAAACCCATCTCGGAGAATAGGATCCGTCGTTTGATCTTTGGTAAGACAGTAATTGTTATTGGAGCTGGCCCATCTTTAGGGCAGACGATTTTGGCGTCTCGCAGACTGCCGGTCACAAAGATCGTGGCAGACAGTGCCGTAAAGACAGTATTAAAGACAGGTATTATTCCAGATATTGTGGTAACAGACCTTGACGGCGATTTAGCCTCGTTACAAAAAGCCGATGATTTAGGCTCATTGATGCTAGTTCATGCGCATGGTGATAATGTAAAGACATTACCAATAGCAAAAAAATTTGTGAACGTAATGGCCACCACACAAGGTAGACCTGTGGGGCACGTTCGCAATTATGGTGGATTTACCGATGGTGATAGATGTGTTTTCTTGGCTGAATCATTTGGGGCTGAAAAAATTATACTCTTTGGAATGGATCTTGGCAGACGTATAGGAATACATTCATCCACTGCCCGTAAAGATATGCAAACAAAGATGGCAAAACTGCGCCGCGCCAAAATACTCTTGGAATGGCTTGCCGAAAGATCCAAAAGCCGTCTATACACAACGTCTAGTAGAATTCGAGGATTTGAAAATATCCGATACGACCGTCTAGATTTTGCATAG
- a CDS encoding dihydropteroate synthase (folP) — protein sequence MNIFDSTRKKHTIIMGIINTSPESFYSESVHTSASSISATARRMQNEGADIIDVGGMSTAPYLKTFIKSEVELHRVVTAVKIVRAASSLPISIDTCRANVAEAALDAGADIINDVTGLQYDSCMSSLISRYRPSLVLCAYGGTKHRGNGLLTDTSSLLKRSTDIAFKAGVHSSQIAIDPAIGFFRRASKSPFFTKTSSNQIKRDLLILKDLNRLGNMLVLVSISRKSFLRGMFGSPDPKNRLPSSLACEMFAIQCGANIIRTHNVRESRNIADMVYM from the coding sequence ATGAACATATTCGATTCGACAAGAAAAAAACATACAATCATCATGGGCATAATCAATACATCACCTGAATCATTTTATTCTGAATCGGTGCATACTAGTGCTTCTAGTATATCAGCCACGGCTCGTAGAATGCAAAATGAAGGAGCAGACATTATAGATGTCGGAGGCATGTCCACTGCACCATATCTAAAGACGTTCATAAAGTCAGAGGTTGAATTGCATAGGGTGGTTACGGCCGTAAAAATCGTGCGTGCTGCATCCTCATTACCTATCTCTATAGATACGTGTAGAGCTAATGTGGCCGAAGCTGCACTAGATGCAGGTGCAGATATCATAAATGACGTGACTGGGTTGCAGTATGATTCATGCATGAGCAGTCTCATAAGCCGATACAGACCATCATTGGTGCTCTGCGCTTATGGTGGCACCAAACACCGTGGAAACGGTCTACTGACAGATACGTCATCGTTGCTTAAACGTAGTACAGATATAGCATTCAAGGCAGGAGTGCATAGTAGCCAAATAGCGATAGATCCAGCAATTGGTTTCTTTCGACGTGCCTCAAAGTCGCCGTTTTTTACAAAGACAAGTTCGAATCAGATCAAGAGGGATCTTTTGATATTAAAAGATCTGAATAGACTAGGCAATATGCTAGTACTCGTTTCCATATCACGTAAATCATTTCTTAGAGGTATGTTTGGATCTCCTGATCCAAAAAACAGACTCCCAAGTTCACTTGCATGTGAAATGTTTGCGATACAATGTGGTGCCAATATTATACGTACTCATAACGTACGTGAGAGTCGTAACATTGCAGATATGGTGTATATGTAA
- a CDS encoding putative membrane protein codes for MVKLKIRTIVLLATIWFVVTLPLPWLINNPDVQAQQFYTILGIIGVMSIPFVGLGIAWTLKPELVT; via the coding sequence ATGGTAAAACTAAAGATAAGAACAATAGTTCTTTTGGCTACAATTTGGTTTGTGGTAACACTGCCTTTACCTTGGCTCATAAACAATCCAGATGTGCAAGCACAGCAGTTCTATACAATACTTGGCATAATAGGTGTCATGTCCATACCGTTTGTAGGTCTTGGAATAGCTTGGACACTAAAACCAGAACTTGTCACATAA
- a CDS encoding adenylyl-sulfate kinase — MAFVLWMTGLPCSGKTTLVKRLQKDIPNLAMLDGDQLREWLSPKDFSKEARNEHNKRVAHLAKLLQNHGISSVVSLISPYAENRKNAKEIIGDGSFSEVYVKCSLEQCEKRDVKGMYAKARAGVIKGFTGIDDPYEAPEAPDLALNTEVEDLEESTNSILDYLKSKNQI, encoded by the coding sequence ATGGCGTTTGTTCTTTGGATGACAGGTCTACCATGTTCTGGAAAGACCACTCTAGTAAAAAGATTACAAAAAGACATTCCAAACCTTGCAATGCTAGACGGTGATCAGCTTCGGGAATGGCTGTCACCAAAAGATTTCTCAAAAGAAGCACGTAATGAACACAATAAAAGAGTGGCACATTTGGCAAAACTCTTGCAAAATCATGGCATCTCTTCTGTCGTCTCGTTGATCAGCCCATACGCGGAGAACAGAAAAAATGCAAAAGAGATCATAGGTGATGGATCATTTTCAGAAGTATATGTAAAATGCTCTCTAGAGCAATGTGAGAAACGCGATGTAAAAGGTATGTATGCAAAGGCTCGAGCTGGTGTGATCAAAGGGTTTACAGGCATCGATGACCCATATGAGGCTCCAGAGGCTCCCGATTTGGCACTCAACACCGAGGTTGAAGATCTTGAAGAGTCTACAAATTCCATACTAGACTATCTGAAATCAAAGAATCAGATCTAA
- a CDS encoding Sodium/hydrogen exchanger, translating to MIEISLFSLLDLIGEYLGKIDGLANMEHLHKLLEAISITDGSIASAPVILLAAGIVIFMGVIGESFFKKTGIPDVAFLMILGVILGPLLGIIRPDAVALIVPYFAGVALIIIMFDGGLNLDLKRMAKTAHFAIILALVGFIISVAAVAIFAHFLLEWEWLDSILLGSIVGGSSSVIVFGLVKNIQITADARSMLSFESAITDILATIIAFILFEAILTGQFSIQTLSQTVGRAMAVGLILGLGVGIPWMYITTKLGKAKHSYMLTLGVLFMLFFMANTFGESGALTALVFGLMLGNRNRVSKILRFKIRAIELDDSMHNQLTFLVRSFFFVFVGLLASFGQIEYAIFGIIVTVAVYMLRVAIVRGILNGRVLRDKFSLLDRNVTTAMIPRGLAAAVLATIPLTIGIPNAQAIHRLYFS from the coding sequence ATGATAGAAATTTCGCTCTTTAGTCTATTAGATCTTATCGGCGAATATCTTGGAAAGATTGATGGATTAGCGAATATGGAGCATCTGCACAAGCTCTTAGAGGCCATATCTATCACGGATGGATCAATTGCATCAGCTCCAGTAATTCTGCTAGCTGCTGGCATTGTGATCTTTATGGGAGTAATTGGAGAATCATTCTTTAAGAAGACTGGTATTCCAGATGTAGCATTTTTGATGATACTTGGGGTAATACTTGGACCACTGCTTGGTATAATCAGGCCTGACGCCGTAGCGCTTATTGTACCATACTTTGCTGGAGTGGCACTTATTATAATCATGTTTGACGGCGGATTAAATCTAGATCTAAAACGCATGGCAAAGACGGCACACTTTGCGATTATTTTGGCACTAGTGGGATTTATCATTTCTGTTGCAGCTGTAGCCATTTTTGCTCACTTTTTGTTGGAATGGGAATGGTTGGACAGTATCTTACTTGGTAGTATAGTTGGAGGTAGCAGTTCTGTAATTGTTTTTGGTCTTGTAAAAAACATACAGATTACAGCCGATGCTCGATCTATGCTCAGCTTTGAATCGGCCATTACGGACATACTCGCAACGATAATTGCGTTTATACTCTTTGAAGCAATACTGACTGGTCAGTTCAGCATACAAACTCTAAGCCAAACTGTGGGTAGAGCTATGGCAGTTGGGCTAATTCTTGGACTTGGAGTTGGAATTCCATGGATGTACATTACCACAAAGCTTGGCAAGGCAAAACACAGCTATATGCTTACACTCGGTGTGTTGTTTATGCTCTTTTTTATGGCAAACACGTTTGGCGAATCTGGAGCCCTAACTGCCCTTGTATTTGGACTCATGTTAGGTAATAGGAACAGGGTCTCAAAGATTCTCAGATTCAAGATAAGGGCGATCGAGTTAGACGACTCGATGCATAATCAGCTTACATTTTTGGTTCGATCGTTTTTTTTCGTCTTTGTGGGGTTATTAGCAAGTTTTGGGCAGATAGAATATGCAATATTTGGAATTATAGTTACGGTCGCCGTATACATGTTGAGAGTTGCCATAGTACGAGGCATACTAAACGGTAGAGTGTTACGCGATAAATTTTCGCTTTTGGATAGAAACGTGACCACTGCCATGATACCACGGGGTTTGGCAGCTGCTGTGCTTGCCACCATACCGCTGACCATTGGAATTCCAAATGCACAGGCTATCCACAGATTGTATTTTTCATAA
- a CDS encoding transcription initiation factor IIB, whose product MVQKNNKGVCPRCVKGKLVTDNESGEMFCSKCGFVMSEKIQESGPEWRSFTQDEHGDRARAGAPTSLTMHDMGLATIINPQNKDASGRPLTSSMKSTIERLRTWDSRSQVHEPVDRNFRQAFSELNRLKDKLAISDAVIEKAAYIYRKALEKGLVRGRSISALMASALYAACRDTATPRNLKDVEQVANIKRKDIARCYRLLVKELDLRMPVTDSVQCVARISSRIGIAEKTKRHAIKVLKEAQKCEISAGKDPMGLAAAALYLACVNNNEDKTQRDIAEAANVTEVTIRNRYKGLKESLDP is encoded by the coding sequence TTGGTTCAAAAAAATAACAAAGGAGTATGTCCTAGATGTGTAAAAGGCAAGCTTGTTACTGATAATGAGTCTGGTGAAATGTTTTGCTCTAAATGCGGTTTTGTTATGAGTGAGAAAATTCAAGAATCTGGACCAGAATGGAGATCGTTTACGCAGGATGAACACGGGGATCGTGCACGCGCTGGAGCTCCAACGTCATTAACAATGCATGATATGGGTCTTGCAACAATAATCAACCCACAAAACAAGGATGCATCTGGTAGACCTCTTACCTCGTCTATGAAGAGCACTATAGAAAGACTCAGAACATGGGACAGCAGAAGTCAAGTGCACGAACCCGTAGACAGAAACTTTCGTCAAGCTTTTAGCGAATTAAACAGACTAAAGGACAAACTTGCAATATCTGATGCCGTCATAGAAAAAGCAGCATACATTTACCGTAAAGCACTTGAAAAAGGTCTAGTACGTGGGAGATCAATCTCGGCTCTGATGGCTTCTGCCTTGTATGCGGCATGTCGTGATACTGCAACTCCACGTAATCTAAAAGACGTAGAACAAGTAGCAAACATAAAACGTAAAGATATCGCAAGATGTTACCGCTTGTTAGTAAAGGAGCTTGATCTTAGAATGCCAGTAACAGATTCTGTACAATGTGTTGCAAGAATATCTAGCAGAATAGGAATTGCCGAAAAAACAAAACGTCACGCAATAAAAGTGCTAAAAGAAGCACAAAAATGTGAAATCTCTGCAGGAAAAGATCCTATGGGTCTTGCTGCAGCTGCACTTTATTTGGCATGCGTAAATAACAACGAGGACAAGACGCAGAGGGATATTGCAGAGGCTGCAAACGTTACCGAAGTTACAATACGCAACCGCTACAAAGGACTCAAGGAATCTCTAGACCCTTAG
- a CDS encoding RNA-binding protein — MSKNVFPGDKVSSIEEYEVGTNTFDDKGTIRAAVIGTTNMDSSSHVVDIKRASSHQVAQPDDIIIGTVTAVLSSIIPVSIEYVNGKKVTNGVECVCSTRNRRERIVALVGDLVKLKIINQINGTIHASVSDPELGVLHTKCRVCGSRVVTINNGVKCVECGWKDDRKLSSDYGNINTIISLNAT; from the coding sequence ATGTCAAAAAATGTATTTCCTGGAGACAAAGTATCATCTATAGAAGAATATGAGGTTGGAACCAATACATTTGATGATAAAGGGACGATCAGAGCGGCGGTCATTGGAACGACAAATATGGATTCAAGCTCGCACGTAGTTGATATAAAACGTGCTAGCTCCCATCAAGTTGCACAACCTGATGACATAATAATTGGTACAGTAACTGCAGTACTCTCTTCCATAATACCAGTTTCTATAGAATATGTTAACGGTAAAAAAGTAACAAACGGAGTAGAGTGCGTATGTTCCACACGCAATCGCAGAGAAAGGATCGTGGCATTGGTAGGCGATTTAGTTAAACTAAAAATTATTAATCAGATCAACGGAACCATACATGCATCTGTGTCGGACCCCGAACTGGGGGTTTTGCATACAAAATGTAGAGTATGTGGTAGTAGAGTCGTAACCATAAACAATGGTGTAAAATGTGTTGAATGTGGTTGGAAAGATGATCGCAAGTTATCTTCAGATTATGGTAATATTAATACAATCATCTCACTCAATGCGACATGA
- a CDS encoding prephenate dehydratase, whose amino-acid sequence MTAHVSFQGEHGAYSESAAINFFGKNVQTFPCPTFSNALDAIYGGECEHAMLPIENSIEGNVGESYDLLYETDLKVIGETYQKIDHCLIGTASDMAKVQTIYSHPQALGQCRKFIQSRGIKIVPTYDTAGSVPIVKKLDDSTVACIASEDAAIIHGLPIIARNIANSLDNYTRFLIMGKKETECKGDTKTSIMFTLKHEPGALYNIIGVLSKAGINLTKIASRPRKGMVWEYNFYLDFEDSCQREQNVVALEEICKTCSFLKVLGTYPVIRFG is encoded by the coding sequence ATGACTGCACATGTTTCATTTCAAGGAGAACATGGAGCATATAGTGAATCAGCGGCAATTAATTTTTTTGGTAAAAATGTACAAACATTTCCCTGTCCTACATTTTCAAACGCCCTAGACGCAATATATGGCGGAGAGTGTGAACATGCCATGCTTCCCATAGAAAATTCCATAGAAGGGAATGTGGGTGAGAGCTATGACCTGCTATATGAAACAGATCTAAAGGTGATAGGAGAAACATATCAAAAGATAGATCACTGTTTGATAGGAACTGCATCTGATATGGCCAAAGTACAGACAATATACTCACATCCACAGGCGTTAGGACAGTGCAGAAAATTTATCCAATCACGAGGGATAAAGATTGTTCCCACATACGATACGGCCGGTAGCGTACCAATTGTAAAAAAGCTTGATGATTCAACGGTTGCTTGCATAGCAAGCGAAGATGCAGCCATCATACACGGTCTGCCTATTATCGCTCGTAATATAGCAAATAGTCTAGACAATTATACGAGATTTTTAATCATGGGTAAAAAAGAAACAGAGTGTAAAGGAGATACAAAAACATCCATAATGTTTACCTTAAAACATGAACCAGGTGCACTTTACAATATAATTGGTGTTTTAAGCAAAGCTGGAATAAACCTTACAAAGATAGCATCACGGCCACGAAAAGGCATGGTTTGGGAATATAATTTTTATTTAGATTTTGAAGATAGCTGCCAAAGGGAACAAAATGTTGTGGCATTAGAAGAGATATGTAAAACATGTTCTTTTCTAAAAGTGTTGGGAACTTATCCAGTAATACGGTTTGGTTAG
- a CDS encoding putative membrane protein, producing MTKIPVIGTILGVIIIAIGMYSLVTSFGLQDVIIDDAYPVGDRIQYSFNAPPDAVQTFEITGDSFNVLIEGPGISQNESYSDQTILNWSHSKEGRSIMVVSNTGSSDVTVSGVAVISTDPIHIAYHIMVIITGIVILGFSAGFSKRKPRGF from the coding sequence ATGACAAAGATACCAGTAATCGGTACCATATTGGGCGTGATCATCATCGCGATCGGTATGTATTCATTAGTAACTTCGTTTGGGCTACAAGATGTAATTATTGATGATGCATACCCAGTTGGTGATAGAATACAATACTCGTTCAATGCTCCACCGGATGCGGTGCAAACCTTTGAGATTACAGGAGATTCTTTTAACGTTCTCATAGAGGGTCCAGGAATATCTCAAAATGAATCATATTCTGATCAAACTATCCTTAATTGGTCTCACTCTAAAGAAGGCCGTAGTATAATGGTCGTATCAAATACTGGATCTTCAGATGTGACCGTAAGCGGAGTAGCTGTAATATCTACAGATCCCATACATATTGCATATCATATAATGGTCATAATCACAGGTATTGTCATACTTGGATTTAGTGCAGGATTTAGCAAACGTAAACCACGCGGATTCTAA
- a CDS encoding inosine-5'-monophosphate dehydrogenase produces MKFREGLTFDDVLLVPKYSDITSRAQTDLSTQLTRNIPLNIPIISANMDTVTESLMAVTLARLGGIGIIHRFLTIEEQTNEILKTKRSGSIIIENPYTINPDQTLNDAINYTTNKNVSGLLVVDPNTKKLIGILTERDLAFQTELECKITDFMTKNVVTAPHNTSIEEAKDILYKNRIEKLPLVDEKGRVQGIITTKDISNAQAYPHASKDIKGRPLVGAAVGVKGDFMDRTESLLDAGADILVVDIAHGHSENAINAIRNIKKAFPECELVAGNVATAQATTDLINVGVDAVKVGVGSGSICITRVITGSGVPQLTAVIECAKVGCDNGIPIISDGGTRTSGDATKALAAGASSVMVGSMLGGTDESPGSVLTKNGKRFKVYRGMASLAASLGRKSKEQLAQAQNEDDLNDYVAEGVEAMVPYKGSVNDILKQLTGGIRSGLSYCGAHTISQMQQNAEFIKMSRAGFAESQPHDVTLM; encoded by the coding sequence TTGAAATTTAGAGAAGGGCTTACATTTGATGATGTACTTCTTGTACCCAAATATTCTGATATCACAAGCCGTGCGCAGACTGATCTCTCTACCCAACTCACACGTAACATCCCACTCAACATACCCATAATCAGTGCAAATATGGATACTGTAACAGAATCTTTAATGGCTGTAACCCTAGCTAGACTTGGTGGTATAGGAATTATACACCGATTTTTAACTATTGAAGAACAAACTAACGAGATTCTAAAAACCAAACGATCGGGCAGTATTATAATTGAAAATCCATACACAATAAATCCAGATCAGACGCTTAATGATGCTATAAACTATACCACAAACAAGAACGTTTCTGGATTGTTGGTAGTTGATCCAAATACAAAAAAACTCATTGGAATTTTAACCGAACGTGATTTGGCATTTCAGACAGAATTAGAATGTAAAATAACTGACTTTATGACAAAGAACGTAGTTACAGCTCCTCACAACACGTCCATTGAAGAGGCCAAGGATATTTTATACAAAAACCGTATAGAGAAACTTCCACTAGTAGATGAAAAAGGTAGAGTGCAAGGCATCATTACTACAAAGGACATTTCAAACGCTCAAGCCTATCCACACGCATCCAAAGATATCAAAGGTAGACCTTTGGTTGGTGCAGCAGTAGGGGTAAAAGGTGATTTTATGGATCGTACCGAATCCTTGTTAGATGCAGGTGCTGATATACTAGTAGTTGATATTGCACACGGTCATAGTGAGAATGCCATCAACGCGATACGTAATATCAAAAAAGCGTTTCCAGAATGTGAACTTGTTGCTGGCAATGTAGCTACAGCGCAAGCAACCACCGATCTAATAAACGTCGGCGTTGATGCTGTTAAAGTCGGAGTAGGGTCTGGCTCTATATGTATAACACGTGTGATTACTGGTTCTGGTGTGCCACAGCTAACGGCTGTTATTGAATGCGCCAAAGTAGGATGCGACAACGGAATTCCGATAATATCTGATGGTGGAACACGTACTTCAGGCGATGCTACAAAAGCACTAGCTGCTGGCGCCTCATCTGTAATGGTAGGAAGTATGCTTGGCGGCACCGACGAATCCCCAGGGTCAGTTCTTACCAAAAACGGTAAAAGGTTCAAAGTCTACCGCGGAATGGCATCTCTTGCAGCTTCGTTGGGACGTAAATCAAAAGAACAGTTAGCACAGGCACAAAATGAAGACGATCTAAACGATTACGTAGCAGAAGGCGTCGAAGCTATGGTTCCGTACAAGGGAAGCGTTAACGATATACTAAAACAACTTACTGGCGGTATACGCTCTGGTCTAAGCTACTGTGGAGCACATACCATATCACAGATGCAACAAAACGCCGAATTTATCAAAATGTCGAGAGCTGGATTTGCCGAAAGTCAACCACACGATGTTACGTTAATGTAG